A window from Pseudomonas kribbensis encodes these proteins:
- a CDS encoding LysR family transcriptional regulator — translation MSLTLRQIRYFVATAEIGQISQAAIHLNISQSAVTTAIKELEGMLGTLLFQRSAQGMSLTDAGRHFLNRAYVILRSVDDALNSPLPDIRASGLIRLAASYTVIGYFLPHHLQRLEHWHPDVAIEVHEQERQAIEQGLLEGKFDMAVVLTANLTHPDIVSETLFNSERRLWLPSHHPLCERSAVSLADVALEPYILLTVDEAEQSAMRYWENARQQPNVRVRTSSVEAVRSMVANGSGVAILSDLVHRPWSLEGKRIETVTITDKVTPMSVGLAWHREREFSPAMQALRNYFHDAFLAPQQLSARR, via the coding sequence ATGTCGTTGACCTTGCGTCAGATTCGCTATTTCGTTGCCACCGCCGAGATCGGGCAGATATCCCAGGCAGCGATTCATTTGAATATTTCCCAGTCGGCGGTGACCACGGCGATCAAGGAACTGGAAGGCATGCTCGGCACGTTGCTGTTCCAGCGCTCGGCACAAGGCATGAGTCTGACGGATGCCGGTCGGCACTTCCTGAACCGCGCCTATGTGATTTTGCGCAGCGTCGACGACGCGCTGAACAGCCCGCTACCCGACATTCGCGCCAGCGGCCTGATTCGCCTGGCCGCGAGCTACACGGTGATCGGCTATTTTCTGCCGCATCATCTGCAACGGCTGGAGCACTGGCACCCGGACGTCGCCATCGAAGTCCACGAGCAGGAACGGCAGGCCATCGAACAGGGATTGCTGGAAGGCAAATTCGATATGGCGGTGGTGCTTACCGCGAACCTCACGCACCCCGACATCGTTTCGGAAACCCTGTTCAACTCCGAACGTCGTCTATGGCTGCCCAGCCACCATCCACTCTGTGAGCGCTCGGCCGTCAGCCTCGCGGATGTCGCGCTGGAACCCTACATCCTGCTGACCGTGGATGAAGCGGAACAAAGTGCCATGCGTTATTGGGAGAACGCCCGCCAGCAACCCAACGTGCGGGTACGCACCAGTTCTGTAGAAGCCGTGCGCAGCATGGTCGCCAATGGCAGCGGCGTGGCGATTCTCTCGGACCTGGTGCACCGCCCCTGGTCGCTGGAAGGCAAGCGCATCGAGACCGTGACCATCACCGACAAGGTGACCCCGATGAGCGTTGGCCTGGCCTGGCACCGCGAGCGCGAATTCAGCCCGGCGATGCAGGCCTTGCGCAATTACTTCCACGATGCGTTCCTGGCTCCGCAGCAACTTTCTGCACGGCGCTGA
- a CDS encoding acetyl-CoA carboxylase, protein MAEHTVITPLPGTFYRKATPDSANYVEVGDPVSADTVIGLIEVMKQFSELTAGTAGRLSAFQVEDGDPVEPGQVVATLDSE, encoded by the coding sequence ATGGCCGAACACACTGTCATTACCCCGTTACCCGGGACTTTCTACCGAAAGGCCACGCCGGATTCGGCGAATTACGTCGAGGTCGGCGATCCAGTCAGCGCCGACACGGTGATTGGCCTGATCGAAGTCATGAAGCAGTTTTCCGAACTGACCGCCGGGACGGCGGGGCGCCTCAGTGCCTTTCAGGTTGAAGACGGTGATCCGGTGGAGCCGGGTCAGGTCGTCGCTACGCTTGATAGCGAGTGA
- a CDS encoding 5-oxoprolinase subunit PxpA, which produces MQAVDFNSDMGEGFGPWTIGDGVDNELMAFISSANIATGFHAGDPGTMRRTVELAKRLKVGIGAHPGFRDLVGFGRRHINAPAQELVDDILYQLGALRELARVQGVTLQHVKPHGALYMHLARDEEAARLLVENLQRLEPDLLLYCMPDSVIWRVAKELGQPVVREFYADREYDLSGSIVFTRNVRAYDPGFVAARVLRACQEGVVRTVEGEDLPIEFDSICLHSDTPGALALVEATRNALDAAGIVVRRPR; this is translated from the coding sequence ATGCAGGCAGTAGATTTCAACTCGGACATGGGCGAAGGCTTCGGCCCGTGGACAATCGGCGATGGTGTCGACAACGAACTGATGGCGTTCATCAGTTCCGCCAACATCGCCACCGGTTTCCATGCCGGCGATCCCGGCACCATGCGTCGCACCGTCGAGCTGGCCAAGCGTCTGAAGGTCGGCATCGGTGCGCATCCGGGGTTTCGCGATCTGGTGGGTTTCGGTCGCCGACACATCAATGCACCGGCTCAGGAACTGGTCGACGACATCCTTTATCAACTGGGCGCACTGCGCGAACTGGCGCGGGTGCAGGGCGTGACGCTGCAACACGTCAAGCCTCACGGCGCGCTGTACATGCATCTGGCCCGGGACGAAGAAGCCGCGCGTCTGCTGGTGGAAAACCTGCAACGGCTGGAACCCGATCTGTTGCTGTATTGCATGCCCGATTCGGTCATCTGGCGTGTCGCCAAAGAACTCGGCCAACCGGTCGTTCGCGAGTTCTATGCAGATCGCGAATACGACTTGAGCGGCTCCATCGTCTTCACCCGCAATGTTCGCGCCTACGATCCGGGGTTTGTCGCCGCCCGTGTGTTGCGCGCTTGCCAGGAGGGCGTGGTGCGCACCGTCGAGGGTGAGGATCTGCCGATCGAGTTCGATTCCATCTGTCTGCACAGCGATACGCCGGGTGCTCTGGCGCTGGTCGAGGCTACCCGCAATGCGCTTGATGCCGCCGGGATCGTGGTGCGCCGACCCCGCTGA